One Ahaetulla prasina isolate Xishuangbanna chromosome 1, ASM2864084v1, whole genome shotgun sequence DNA window includes the following coding sequences:
- the LOC131187581 gene encoding uncharacterized protein K02A2.6-like — MSSTERNYSQLDKEALAIVSGVKKFHEYVFGRDFEIITDHRPLLGLLAGDRPTPVALSPRLTRWTIFLAAYSYKLLHRPGKELGHADALSRCPLPETIEDPTPGIPVLLIDSLDSGPVTSKEVAQASYKDITIRTVIGWVQRGWPAAPGERFKEFVKKRGELSAQGGCLLWGDRVVIPEKLRKKVLDLLHEGHPGIVRMKGLARSYVWWPLMDSEIAERVGKCQACQESRPLPPTAPIREWERPQGPWSRIHIDFAGPFHGQTFLVVVDAYSKWLEIILMRSMTAEAVISVLRHLFVTHGLPDTLVSDNGPQFMATQFEGYLAEEGIRHVLSAPFHPATNGLAERFVRSAKEALSRIKPGDWQTKIDTFLAVQHRTPCVTTGRSPAELLMGRKLRCPLDRLNPNYTPDGYKGVHGKTREMATGDLVWAHNYSEGPTWLAGTILEITGPKSYLIELGDGRVWKRHIDQIRKRITGNTESDETCPDYSMLDQHGKLLSLRYGRRISTFWLTGRLGPVWPIQLVMDVFLQGHFQQFTGTGVEVEFYKFDFANMILKDYWAAKLEVGFRYGPWNGVCSKPCDLQSVTTASI, encoded by the exons atgtcatcaactgaaaggaattatagccagcttgataaggaagccttggctatagtctcaggagtaaagaaattccatgagtatgtatttggtcgtgattttgaaatcatcacggaccatagacctttgctaggtctgctggcaggcgaccgcccaacgcccgtggcactttcgccaagactgacccgatggactatcttcctggcagcgtattcttacaaattactacaccggccaggaaaggaattagggcatgcagacgccctgagcagatgcccgttaccagagactatcgaagaccccactccggggataccagttctgctaattgactctttggactctggcccagtcacatccaaagaggtggctcaggcttcgtataaggacattacaataagaactgtaattggttgggtacaaagaggttggcccgctgcgccgggcgagcgttttaaagagtttgtaaaaaaacgtggggaactctcggcccaaggggggtgcctgctatggggggatcgagtggtgatcccggagaaattgaggaaaaaggtattggatctccttcacgaaggtcacccagggatcgtgcgaatgaagggtctagcaagaagctatgtgtggtggcccttaatggactcagaaattgctgaaagggtagggaaatgccaggcctgccaggagtccagaccgctacccccaacggccccgattcgggaatgggagagaccccagggcccctggtctaggatccatatcgattttgccggccccttccacggccaaacctttctggtagtagtcgatgcctactccaaatggctggaaatcattctcatgagatccatgacagccgaggccgtgatctcagtcctacggcacctatttgtaacccatgggttgcccgacactttagtctccgataacggcccgcaattcatggcaacccagtttgaggggtacttggcagaggagggcatccggcatgtcctctcggcgcctttccaccctgcgacgaacggccttgcagaacgtttcgttcggagcgcaaaggaagcattgtccagaatcaagccaggcgattggcaaacaaaaatcgatacattcctagcagtccaacacagaaccccctgtgtcacaactggccgcagcccggccgaactattaatgggtcggaagcttaggtgcccactagaccgtttaaacccaaactacacaccagacggttacaaaggggtacacggtaaaacaagagagatggcaacaggcgacctagtgtgggcacacaactacagcgagggcccgacctggttagcaggaacaatcctagaaataacaggaccaaagtcatatctaatagagttgggggatggccgggtatggaagcgccacatagaccagataagaaaacgcataacaggtaatacagaatcagacgaaacatgccctgactattcaatgttgga TCAGCATGGCAAATTATTGTCTTTGAGATATGGCCGCAGAATATCAACATTTTGGCTTACTGGGCGACTGGGCCCTGTCTGGCCAATTCAGCTTGTTATGGATGTTTTCTTACAAGGGCATTTTCAGCAGTTCACAGGTACTGGGGTGGAAGTGGAGTTTTATAAGTTTG ACTTTGCCAACATGATCCTGAAGGATTATTGGGCTGCAAAACTGGAAGTGGGGTTCAGATATGGCCCATGGAATGGTGTTTGTTCCAAACCATGTGATCTTCAGAGTGTGACAACGGCTTCGATATAA